Sequence from the Erythrobacter insulae genome:
AGCCGGCCGCTATCCATGACTACATCCCAATAACGCGCCTGGCCTTTCCATTCGCAAAGACTGCGCTTTGCATTTGGTTCAAGGCATTCCAACCGCACATCGGCAGGCGGGATATAATACGTCGGCGGATGGCTGGTTTCGAGGGTACGCCATGCCTGTGTGCTATCGGCGAGCACAATATTGTTGTGAATGATTTGGATTCTGCGCGGTGTCGGCTCGCAGATTGCCGGACGCGGATAATCCCAGACGCTTTCCTGACCGGGGCCGATCGGATCGGGGTCAGGATGGCCGAACATGCTCACACGTCTGCCTTAGGCCTTTTCAAGTGTGCACTGCAGCGGGTGCTGGTTTTGTTTTGCAAAATCCATCACCTGATTCACTTTGGTTTCAGCGACCTCGTAAGTGAAAATGCCGCACACTCCCACGCCCTTTTGATGCACATGCAGCATAACTCGGGTCGCTTGCTCGATATCCATCGAGAAAAACCGTTTAAGGACCATAACGACGAACTCCATCGGGGTGTAATCGTCATTCAGAAGCAGAACTTTGTATTGGCTGGGTTTTTTCGGTTTTGTGCGGGTCTTCGTCGCAATCCCGGCCTCCCCGTCTGTCCCGGTATCGCCATCTTTCCCGCCATCACCATCATCCGCGCAAAGCGGACGCAGCAAAACCGGCAGGCTGATTGGTTCAAGATGGGGACGGATCTGTGCCATGAGGCTCCATTATGGGATTCGTATCTGTGATCGCAAGAGGCATCACGCATCGCATAGCGTAAGTTGGCTTAACGAGATGTGCGGTAAGATGTTCCATTCGCGCCAAGAGCCGGGAATAGAAAAAGGCC
This genomic interval carries:
- a CDS encoding DUF427 domain-containing protein — translated: MFGHPDPDPIGPGQESVWDYPRPAICEPTPRRIQIIHNNIVLADSTQAWRTLETSHPPTYYIPPADVRLECLEPNAKRSLCEWKGQARYWDVVMDSGRLAGAAWSYPAPTPSFAGIKDHLAFYPDPFDQCLVDGEVITPQPGQFYGGWISQYEAGPFKGGPGSRFW
- the clpS gene encoding ATP-dependent Clp protease adapter ClpS yields the protein MAQIRPHLEPISLPVLLRPLCADDGDGGKDGDTGTDGEAGIATKTRTKPKKPSQYKVLLLNDDYTPMEFVVMVLKRFFSMDIEQATRVMLHVHQKGVGVCGIFTYEVAETKVNQVMDFAKQNQHPLQCTLEKA